TGAAGTGCCCCATAAgaaagtgcaaaaataatacattaacgACTTTGAAAAGGATATATAGCATATTGTATTTTCGGTtaaaacattattgttttaaattaatttcaataagtaCTTCTATCTTCATTTGAAACGTCAAAGCCGTCAATTTGTTATGATTGTCACGCGGCGTAAACTGAATTCGACTTAGGGATCGTCTCAAGGTATAGTATTGTTTAAAATCATCTTGCCTACGACCGAAAGCGCAATGgtcttattattttgtaatgacataacgtacctcaaaatagataattttctgagtgaactttatgaacattacgtcaaggttcaattttgttgacatattgattttagatacgagattttttcaaagtagtgacgctatgtaggtatgtatgtttatttcatTGGTTTCATGTTTGCCTTGTCTTTGTTCTATTGTcatgtttttatggcgttaaataaatgtattttctttctttctttctttcaaatgaaagaaataaattaaaaaatcaaaagcgCCACCACAATAAGAAAAActttcaataaaaactaaaaagaaaaaaacaagtctattaGTCTAAggctctgttaagtaacttaaagttcaacatgAGATTCTGTTCCACtgttgttatgtttgtttgtctcAAAAAATTGTTATCAATTATTTTCCAGGACTTCGGCAGTTTATACCAACTCCAGAAGCACTACGAGAGCAACCCCAGCCACGCGCCAGCCAAGCTCCACTCGAACCTGTTCCAGTGTCTCCTGGCTATCGTGACCAGCAGCCCGGCGGACGCCCGCGCCAAACTCCTCGTGCAACAGCTGGAACACCTGGTGCATAAACTGAGAGCGCTGCTGCCGTGTCTGTTGAAGGCTGGGGAGCATGACAAGCCTTGCAGCATCGGAGACGATGTCAGCAGGTATGTTGTtttacaatgagggctaaaagacaggcgaaatatcgttagatggcgttagtatcgtgaggtttatTTGACGTTctggtcttgcttgcaattagctaataactaaatgagccaataaCAGAACAACACACTCAACAgataccagatgttagatgtataacatctggtagcatggtgtacggttgtgttgctctgaagatgagctctggttgagttcgaaacgcgtcagtttagtgtggtggaggaactgcatgaacacgtatattttgcataaacttagctttcagaaggtcgcgggtgagcaaagaaattcttttagttccttAGTAAGGGTTATgctatgctgagtcagcgaactgactgatctaaatgagccaccctgtatattgtTTAAATATCCAACAaccactaaaaaaaaacatatttttgttccAGATTATTCGGCATGAATCCAGGTAAATACAGTCTAAACATAGACGCGCTCAACTGCGTCAAAGACAAAGATGGGCACTGCGAGCACAACCCGCCTCCCCCCAAACCCAGCCCCGTCGTGAACCACTTCAGCGCGGACGTCAACAAACCCTCACAACTCTGGCTCTCCAAGCACAAAGAAGAAATAGCCAACATCGATCCAGAGAGCGACGACTGCGCCAGAATAAACACTGTCCACAAGTGGCCCACAGTCTGCAACAAGACATGGAACACAAAACAAAAGTTGCAGAGAAACATCAAAAAAATGAGATTAGCATCGGACGCTAGTGAATCCCTGCTGGAGCTGAGTAGAGACGATCTGGCCACGCTAGCAACTAACGAATGTGCAATACCCGTGCCGCAAAAAATGACGACGCTACTCAAAAATGAAAACGAAACGCCCAATGAAATCAACGATCAACTAGAACCGATTAGCTTTGAAGGCACGATCAAGAAATCCAAAGGCTCTCATATACAGTTCCACTCGGCACATTTCGATATTCGGTCTTCGCCTATCAAACCGTCGTCTACAGTATTTAGGAAATTCCAAATAAACCCGGATAAAATGGAGAAGCTGAATGTACAAATCATACGACCATTAGCGTTAGAAGCAAAACTTGATGAACTTAATGAAATTACACCAACGACCTCAGATTGCAACAAACTTGACAGTATATTTAGAGATGAGATTGAAATGACTTGTAAAGACGTAATTAGTAATGGAATAAGTTTTGATACCACTAAGAATTGGGCGATGTCGTCAGAATCGAACGATCAGTCCCACGACAGTTTCATGAAATCGAATACATTGATAGAACCATCTTTAATACATGTCAAGGATGATGCGATGGACACAGGGGTAGATTATAATATCACACAGAATGCGGACATGCCTATACTTAATGAAAACCATGATAATCATGATAACCACCTATCGTTAGCACAGAGCCAATCAGTATTGAACTTTTTAGAAAATCTAGGTAATGAATGCCTCACCTACCCTGAACCTGAGATTAGAAACACTTCTGTTGACTTCCAATTAGATTTATTTTCgtttaataatacttaaaatCGGAATAGGaattataggtatatttatattaagATGACATGACTGATAATTAAgtaatgtttatttacaataaataatcttagttcaatttataaaaaaatgtgtttgattTTTCAGAAaggcaagatttttttttagtcaatGAACTGGCCTGATTGATGTCAATATATATTCTGTAAAATGGGTTCAAGTTGGGGGTCCATATAGGCtaaatcataatgtaatgtttgtcataactctttccCTGAATCCATtagtttttcagaattgttataaaccaaacctaacctagtcATAGGCGTATGCctaccccaggatgttgggctaccgatacaaaaatactgatatcttcaaaCAAAAATCGATGCCAATCCGTCGTTGAATGTGATATTTTCATAATATCATATTTGCAAAACACGCTATTCTCAAAACATCACAAAAGCAAAATATGATAGTCGCAcaacatgatattcgcaaaacatcataTTAGCAAGACATGATCTTCGCAAAATATTTCTGTAACAAGTTTTGAAAGAAACATTAACTACGCTCATTAAGTCATTACTTTTCGAGAACACgaatgtatatgtcggcggccgatcgtaaaatccgctagatcatgaaattcctaggcatatcatgaaacgccgccatatcggttctggcacttcgccggccgctgccgcggcacgctcgctcggctcctgcgttgtggtcacaattaatactaaccactcctcgcttcgctcgtcgtacctaaattttttttcggcatatcacgattttacgatcggccaccgacataTAAGTATTCGTGTTCTCGAAAAGTACTGACTTAATGAGCGTAGTTAATGTTTCTTTCAAAACTTGTTACAGAAATATTTTGCGAAGATCATGTCTTGCTAAtatgatgttttgcgaatatcatgttgTGCGACTATCATATTTTGCTTTTGTGATGTTTTAAGAATAGcgtgttttgcgaatatgatgttttgAGAATATCGTGTTTTGCAAATATCATGTCTTGCGAATATGATATCCAACGACGGAGGGATCGATGCCAACTTTAATTCAGTAAACTGTTTAACAGGCCAATTACTAAAGAGAGCTTTATTGTGATTTTCCTGCTTCTAGTGTTGCCTGGCAACATGTcaatattttccaaaaaatgacaaaaataacgtaaaaaaattaattcacaGTTGAATTTTGCAATGTTCTAATTAATTGAAATGACTTTTACCTAAATgttatttataggtaggtagtgccatgagagttgaagtgaacgATTGATTACTTTGATTATGATTACACATTTCAACAAGCTACAACAtttcgtgtaatgacagcaggattttgacattcatttcattcattctgcTTTTGTGCAAGCAGTTCTTTTTGTAGTAGTAGCTTTATCAGGTGTACGGTTGACCTTTTTTAGCTTCTTGACTGGATCTTATTAGTTTGTCGATTTCCGTTGACTGGGTTGGAGTTTTAAGGCACTCTTTGATGACAAATTCAAAGTCACCAACAGATGCTTTACTTAACTTATTACCTGTTTCATCTATAACAATTTTAATCGGAGAGTCTGTTGGGTAATTTTCGAGTTCTTGTTCCAGTGATTTTCTTATACGTCGATGTCTACGATCGCTTTTATCATATATGTTCATCTCctctttaaaaataatctgcTGAACCTCAGAAGTAGAAGGAGAATCTAATGACTTGATGATTTCTTCTGAGGTTGAGGGGATAGTTTGTACTGAGCTGGTGTTAGGTTCCTCCTCAAATTTTCGGTTTTCTCGTCAATTGGAGTTTATTTGGTGTTCTGTTTCTTTGGAGAGAATATAAGGGTGAAATTTGGAAGAAAGCCATAAACCTCTTGCGATTTCGAAAACTAGCTTTGTAAAGTTGTTCGCATTTACAAATAAACcttgtcgtatttttttttcaatatatcGAAATCGATGTGTATGTCGTCAGGAATACCTTTAGGATAACTTGCATTTAACAATATTCTTGTTCTTTCACTTTCGGGAATGTCCAGAGGTCGTGATTTCGGTCCTCGTAAATGAGCACTATTTTCCAATAACTTGAACAAGTCAAGACGagccaaattaaatatttctgcCACTCGCTGACCAACATGAGGGTTGGCGCCCTCATGCCCCTCTAGCAGTAAGTCCCGAAATGACATCCCCCAGGAGAATGGGTCAATTTCTCCTGAGGCAAAGCAGCGCCATGGGTCTTTTCCGGCTCCATGACGCCTCACCCCCGCTTCTCCGGACGTTGAGTACAgacaagggcaaagatatcgccacggccaaagttgcaaaaatatgtatacacggccttaatgttaagtgcattaagtcgtgtatacatatttttattgatattggGTTTTAGCGTAAGCTTGACGAGGGCGGACCCCTTCCCAACACCACGCAATGTCCTTCAtcaagattatttattttcatgtaaactTTAAAGACTTATGACGCAACATTCTTTTGCTtagtcattcacttcaactctcgtggcactaggTACAGTCTAGAAAACTGAATCGCTTATCAgggtgggaccttttcataataaaatttactttgatttctttggcagattttctttttattatgagagggaggcaaacgagcaagcgggaatatgacatcagtagctcAAAGATTCCAACCTTATActtgattcagttttttttactgtacatacaaaacttaattattacttaaaaaaaatatcttgagTTCACACATTGTCGGCggtactgcaataccgcgtaactagcattttctaTGTGgtataatttttaacccccgacgcaaaaagaggggtgttatcactgtcagaacagtacaatgtcaGTGTAAactataccttatggaaaaatgctagttacgcagTACttgtattgcagtatcaccaaCGACATAGCAACTAGAACAAAGAATATTGGTCTCAACACTATGGTGTGGCAAATATTACTAACGTCAAATAACTCAAGTCACTTCTACAatggcggaatgaaaaggttgaccagttttcaaataaattcatttacatgttgcaagcacatgttacctttttgaatgacattatgacgGAACATGTCATATTCGGTTGATAGAACAGTTATACTGAGCAAGCAAAAACCGACCTTAAggtggtcaaccttttcattctgtgactgtacctacaagtaAAGTACAATACCCAGCATTTACACTATAAACTGAATTATGCTTGCAACACCGGTCTCTCATTCTTCCCTTCTAAATTCTGATTGGTGAGAGCATAACCAGTGCCTCCTCTCTGCATCGGAATAATGTCTTTTTCTTTAAGCTTGTCACCAGTGAGAGGATGGAGCCAgtctttctttattattttctctACACACTCCATTGTGACTACATCACCAGTTGTCCTATAAAATAAAAGGGTGGATATTAGCATCAATTTGATGAGCAGGCATGGCTGTAGAGTAAGGAacttatagtatttttttaggatCTTACGATGAATGTATAGGTCAAGGGTgggagttttaaaaaaaaagcctgtAGCCTTtcttttttgtgaaattttggacaaaaatatggtttttcctgcTCAGAGtgaagagcacaatcgattccgatcgtttaaaaaaaatgtccccattttttcatacaagattttatgagtcagttttgtcacacccatactgagtgtatgaaaaaaacgtcgcaaaactgactTTTCTTTTtgggaatcgattgtgctctaaGTAGTTATTCTAAGTAGGAAAAAACCAtacttttccaaaatttcaaaatttacaatttttttgaaaacaCCCATTTATGGCAATATGACATGCAGTGGtacaattccagggtaggcagctgctAGTTTGTGTCTGCAGTAGCACGCCACCCTCCTACAGCAGGGTAGACAGCACTGCTGGCccaatttttaaatgaaattaaatgtccCGCTTTAACAACTTGCCCCGGGATAACTCGCTTGACCATGCATGCAGCGTGCTGAAGTGTGGCCGGGTGGCACTCACTCTTTTCTCATTCCCATTTGttcataaatttatatttcGCAAAATGCATGATTACGAATGTCCCGCTTTTTTCACTCAAAAAGTTTCGAAATCCCAACTTTCCAAAAAATAAATCTGACAACGCCAATACATAGgcacatgttaaaaaaaatgtgcagtGCCATCCCTAGCGTTTTCAATGATTCTGCAACACTGATAACGGTGTTTGGTCATTATACTACCAGGGGGAGTCACTGCACTCCATTCACCAATAAAATCAAGCTGTTTATAGTGATTTACCTGATCACAGCACAGGGGATGGCATTGCTCAGGATATCATGTGTCACTGGACACATGTACCTATTCTCTTTAGCAATGAGTGACTTTTTATCATCTGAGTCCTTAACCAGGGTCCACTTCACCTCAATAAGATCTTTCATCTTCAATGGGCGCCCACTGATGGGGCAGTACACTGTAGGATCTGGCTTCTCAACCCTCGATATTTTAGCATCTGGCAACATCGCTGGGACCCAAAAACTAGGAAGCTGTTTGTTTGTTCCATTAGCTACATTTGAAACTGATGTTGAAGTACTAGGTTCATTTCCAGACTGTTTGCCAGCACTGGTTATATTCTTCTCTCTGTTCATGAATTTAATCAGGTTTGCTTCTTTCTCTGCCGCTGCGAGCTCGTTTTTTTCGTTTGCGTCCTTCTTCAACTGTTTCTCGTAGAGTTTCAATTTTCGCGCGTATTCGGTCTTTTTTGATATCACATACTCTAAGATTGCTTCTTTGTCGAATAAATAACCCTCTTTGGTGACGACTGGGTTTCTGCACGGCTGCAATGTGAGACTGCAATCGTCGTAATTCTTGACAGAATCCTTGCCCACTCTCTCACTTTGGGTGCCATATCCAGATGCGGCTGCGTCTTTCTTTTTTTCGTGGTATGTATATACTGCTCCTGCGGTACAATTTCGAGCGTGTCGAGtcattatgtatttaaataataatatacgcTTAAGTTATCTGAAATACCGCGTTTTCTGAAAGATTTATCGAATACAATTCAAaccaattattattaaatcaacaCAACAATGACAGGTAAGTAATGAAATGATGGAAAAAATGACAgctattactttttttaaattattttcacttAGATAAAGGAAATGATATCAATAACATACAACTGTTGTATATTGACGAGATAAAATGGAGTCACTATACATACTAAGATACGCACTtcctcttttttattattttattacagctAAGAATAGTCAATACATTCGATCGAAATCGAATATTTCAGATAAAGAAACATGTGTCGTTGGCGTTTATAGCACTGACTCAGGTAGCTTCACACCGGAAATGGAAGCACAGAATGAAAGTAATTTGCAAactgcaaatttaaaaataaagtagttaTTGCTTTGCTGATAAAATGTTCCTTAAaacgttaatttatttttaataatttatcaattaCAACGCAACtatttatatcaaaataataattttctcaaacatgacatgaaatattgacgttgtatCGCGCTGCGGCTCGTCtacctgcgcgcggtcactctagcggcctgcaaagagatttcatacaaccttgcaggccgctggccggcaatgcgaccgtcttttgtttcaacgtgCGCTCTAgtgcgtcccgccagcttgatttcttgtttttttttttattttatttcatgtcatgtttgagaaacaAGCCTCGGCCGagtcggccggaacgtggggttgccggcctcgcatccctatcccgtctatatctgcttggccggcaactccctacttcccggcctctacagtactGTACTATTTCTACTTATATATAAAccattatgtattatgtatattgTACTTAAAGACGGACGTTATTACgttactgcagggctactacgaaactcgaagttcgtattgtaccgtccctctcactctcgtattaaataatataagcgtcagcgggacggtacgatacgaacttcgattttctaattacGCAGAAGCCCGTCAACTGCAGCAGTAGCAGTAGCTGTCAGTGTCACTGTCATTTGTGGTCTGGTAACTTGTTGTGAGTTGTGGTAATTATTTATTGTGGTCCGATCCCGCCCGAGCTGATTTCtcttttatttagttactaGTTAGTTATTTACTTGAGTCGTTATCATGCGGACGCGCGTCTAGCTGAAGCGGAATTTGTTGAATTTCTCTACAACGTATTTAAGCGTATTAACGATATCTAATCTTGGTGATAAGCATtagtgtttttaatttgtttctaTTAACTCAAGTGTGTTTTGTGCATAGCTGTGCAGTGTACGTGGGTGCTGTTGTGATCttgcttttattttgttacgtTTGTTCTTCAGTGAACGATGAATTTATCGTTCGCTGGGTGCGGTTTCCTTGGCATATATCATGTCGGAGTAGCTGTGTGTTTTAAGAAATATGCTCCACAATTACTTTTAGGGAAAATATCTGGGGCTTCCTTTGGTGCCCTGTCAGCTTGTTGTTTACTGTGCGATGTACCCATAGGTAAGACTTACTTTTACTCTTATGTTGTTGTCCTATGGAATAATCCTAAACTTTTAAAAGCAGTCCAGCATAATAACAAAATCAACAAACAAACTTTTGACTTAACTGCCTATCTGTGTAGTAAAACATATTTAGCTACATATAATTCTTGATAGtaataattcaaataatactagttttagaaataaaaactgAGAGCCTTTTTATGTAGACATGTgcctaaatacatattttaaagatTGCAATTAGGACCTAGATGCTTGGCCTCTGACTGAATAAAGATTGTTGGCTTaatatgtttatatttatatttatgttatacTTCCCACATTATATAACTAACCAATATGATATTGCGGTAACAAAACACTTTCCCCTATGTGAAAATAATAGTTTAGCCTCATAGCTCCATAGCATAGTATGTATGTTATAATTACTACATAATGTTCatcatacatatttacatatgCATAGTGTTGtgggcagttgggtaaaaactGTTCATCAGTGGGGaagtttataatttttactgtttaagataaagaaatgaataaaataaaaataaaaaataggctgaaataattaaaaacaaatcatGAATCTAAAAACTCTAAACTTAATACATTGTTATTgtacctttaaaatttatttaaaaatccaaGCTTTGTTAAAAATGTGGTTTATATCATACCATCAATTGTGtttgtaatattaaattatctttCAATTAAATAGAAGTGGAAATTTCATAACCAAGCATTTTCCAAAACTTGTTATTTACATATAAAAAGTTTATCCTTGgaataaactaaatttttaatttccacATCATTACAAAAAGCCATTAAATATGTTTATAAAATGTTTACTGTAGAACCCCTTCAATACCTTTTTATCATTAATTACTTTGTAATTAGCATCATAAATAAACAACTACTAATTACAGGAAGTTTACTTTAAGTAGCCGGTACCGatattactaattatttttgaattatctCACCAATTGCATTGTTTTGATGGTTAATACTTGTTATTAACAAATTAGTGAACCCTCTAGGGTTCAAGGCATAATTTGCTTATCTAGATGATTTTGTCATTTAACACCAGTGACCCATTTCTACTGATAATTAACATGCCCGGAATATAATAACACCTCTTACATTGTTAAAATTTGTTGGTCTAAAGCAGTGTGCTACATCTttagcctcatctgcacttaccaTCGAGTGAGATAAAAGTCAGAACATTGGTCAgatattaattttgaaaatatctaGTGTTTGTCCTTTTTATAGGACAATTTCAATttgttactaattttttttacagtttttatttaaagttaattttgctCTTTTTGCACTAATTGTACATGCATTAGCTTAGTCAGAATAATCAATGTTAAACCGTGATCCAATAATGTggctaaaaaatattacagaagtgtgtacataatttatattattatgtttacaaAGGTACTGAACAAatatttcaaacaaaacaatttattgTTCATTAGGCTACACAGATTTAAATCCCACACAAAGTTTCACTTTAAGTAGGAtccataaaaaaatgaaacacttttattttactttgttgTTGTGCAAAATAAAGATCTTATCTTACTATGCTTTTGCATATACCTTCTGctgcctaactttgcctaaaagttcattgccacaactattaccacaaaaactataaaggtttaACCTCATAAGTCCTTgtatactttataaaggactaattaacactaagaataatggctgaatgtactttataaagtacaaattgttcattaaataaagaattctaagaattttgaaataaaatccaaaataacaaagcaggtcatgtctaggtcttaaacactaagtttgttaaaaaacgtCAGGACTCAGGAAgttaattccaataattgaataggcactataccgttaagcgattcgaacacaatccgggagtaacgtaaagacgtcgcataaaaaatgtatctcaaaaatgcgtcaaaactgagtattaagtaatgaacttttaggcagatttatatggcgcatGGTATAACACAATTCAACATTGAAAAACttcttaattttgttaaaattagctACCATTAACTCATTGagtaattgtttgttttattagtCAATTACGAAATTTACcaatggtacagtcaaggagtttaattcattggccatcatggaaccatttcacagtaaatgtcatagtgacatcacattaattaacaaggaaagtcgtaatgactatTATTGCACTGATGAAGTAGATAGAAATGGAACTCATATTGTTAGTCAGCAAAACTACCATCTTAATATGATACAGAAAGATTTATTCTGGTTTTACacaatacacataaaaaacacacacacagaaaatattggacattatatatatatgttttgtcaatcaagcaaaaaattacaaagatgaagcgcgtcaaagctCGTGCCGGCGGagtgacgtcacaccgtgctAAAAAGTGACGCAGGGCGTGACGGCACTTCATATGGAACTTTAATGGGCTttgtctttatatttttttgttatttgtcaAAAGAAAAAGTATGTGGGCAATATATTCTAGTTATCTAATTGACGGACTatctaattaattttttttaggacaATAATTATATTGTGCCCTAATTATAGCCTATTGTGTCCTGCAATTTGGCCGACATCTTTCTAAGTCGCTTCTTATATGCTAATTACTGATGTGTCGAAATCTTTTtattgaactaaaacaattactctGGTCagccgcgaccttaagatagcctcgtttatgcaagatatgtgtgttcatacagtacCTCCA
Above is a window of Choristoneura fumiferana chromosome 2, NRCan_CFum_1, whole genome shotgun sequence DNA encoding:
- the LOC141445321 gene encoding uncharacterized protein (The sequence of the model RefSeq protein was modified relative to this genomic sequence to represent the inferred CDS: added 686 bases not found in genome assembly), translating into MNGTPDNIIVNSCELTPIYLIQDSGVAQATSYVLTPASQVEQKPVSNLKRFYESSGNLEKSVLLNSADNKPRILKKTEGSQIGNNLKLASFLVPKSSAPVGLNNSLIVQSSAPIVQNNATIVQNKPVQVVTKPVQPVNNVVLKPTVANVSKPAVANVSKPTVANMSKPVVANVSAKSTVANVLVPSSNVELTVPKIDIDRKIVKLKPCDTASRHFHGRTIPKIKPKVEVAPELPKYTSVQLLKLGETYHSLNVLSDDQVKMVNQALNIIKDPEKIPTEPAYDPVTNTRFIYKIVSPKDLKVVGKNKVVMKEKQEPKRELRKVELAHFDDEARVPLATVITRSGRKVKLPKQMQTEETPQKPRKRNDNIVTCIQCSADFGSLYQLQKHYESNPSHAPAKLHSNLFQCLLAIVTSSPADARAKLLVQQLEHLVHKLRALLPCLLKAGEHDKPCSIGDDVSRLFGMNPGKYSLNIDALNCVKDKDGHCEHNPPPPKPSPVVNHFSADVNKPSQLWLSKHKEEIANIDPESDDCARINTVHKWPTVCNKTWNTKQKLQRNIKKMRLASDASESLLELSRDDLATLATNECAIPVPQKMTTLLKNENETPNEINDQLEPISFEGTIKKSKGSHIQFHSAHFDIRSSPIKPSSTVFRKFQINPDKMEKLNVQIIRPLALEAKLDELNEITPTTSDCNKLDSIFRDEIEMTCKDVISNGISFDTTKNWAMSSESNDQSHDSFMKSNTLIEPSLIHVKDDAMDTGVDYNITQNADMPILNENHDNHDNHLSLAQSQSVLNFLENLGNECLTYPEPEIRNTSVDFQLDLFSFNNT
- the LOC141445322 gene encoding nitric oxide synthase-interacting protein homolog — protein: MTRHARNCTAGAVYTYHEKKKDAAASGYGTQSERVGKDSVKNYDDCSLTLQPCRNPVVTKEGYLFDKEAILEYVISKKTEYARKLKLYEKQLKKDANEKNELAAAEKEANLIKFMNREKNITSAGKQSGNEPSTSTSVSNVANGTNKQLPSFWVPAMLPDAKISRVEKPDPTVYCPISGRPLKMKDLIEVKWTLVKDSDDKKSLIAKENRYMCPVTHDILSNAIPCAVIRTTGDVVTMECVEKIIKKDWLHPLTGDKLKEKDIIPMQRGGTGYALTNQNLEGKNERPVLQA